The following is a genomic window from Deinococcus yavapaiensis KR-236.
CCACTCATGTTTGGTCTGGAACTTCCCCCGCTCACGCCCGAGATCTTCGCGATTCTCGGCACCCTCGTCCTGCTCGAAGGCTTGCTCTCGGCGGACAACGCCCTCGTTCTTGCCGTGATGGTTCGCCCGTTGCCGAAGGATCTTCAAACGAAAGCGCTCGCCTACGGCATCGGCGGCGCGGTCGTGCTGCGCATCCTCGGCGTGCTTCTGGCAAGCTACGTGCTGCAGTATTGGTGGCTGCGCGCGTTCGGCGCCTTGTACCTCGCGTACCTCACCATCGGCCACTTCGTGAAGAGACCCGAGGAGAACCAAGAGGAGGGCGCCGCCAAGGCGCGCGGCTTCTGGATGACCGTGGTGCTTCTCAACCTCACGGACCTCGCGTTCAGCGTCGACTCGATTCTTGCGGGCGTCGCCCTCGTGCCGGCCGCCTTGCCGCGCTCTCAGGCACTCACCATCGTGATCATCGGCGGCATCATCGGACTGATTTTGATGCGCTTCGCCGCCACCATCTTCTTGAAGCTCCTCGCGAAGTACCCGGGACTCGACAACACGGCGTACGCGCTCGTCGGCTGGATCGCCGTTAAACTCGGAATCGAAACCGTCGAGGCGGCCTCGGAAACGTACGGCTGGGGCTGGCATCCGCATCTCCCGTCGTGGGTGTTCTGGATCGTCATGACGGCCATTGCCGTCGCCGGGACGATCGTCGCGGTTCGCAAGCCGGCCTTGAGCGACGAGGAAGCCGAGAAGGTCGACGACCGCTTCGAGGAGTTGTTCGAAGGCAAGGCGAAGTAGCGAACCATGTAGAGTAGGGGCGATGAGGAGGAAGCGAGGTCGACGAACGAACTCGCTTCCTCCTTTCAAATTTCGACTCGAGGTAAGCACATGCTCGACGTGATTCGGCAACTCAGCAAGGAAACTCCCAGCAAGATCGTGATGGTCGTCTTGGACGGCGTCGGCGGCCTGCCGCTCACGACGAACGGCGAGACGGAACTCGCGACGGCGACCACGCCGAACCTCGACGCGCTCGCCCGTGAATCGCAACTCGGCCTCGTGGAACTCGTGGGGGCGGGCATCACGCCTGGAAGCGGTCCCGGTCACTTGTCCCTCTTCGGCTACGATCCCATTCAGTACACGGTGGGACGCGGAGCGTTGAGCGCGGTCGGCATCGGCGTGAAGCTCTCGGCGGGCGACGTGGCCGTTCGCGGCAACTTCGCGACGCTCGACGCGGGCCGCAACGTCCTCGATCGTCGCGCGGGCCGTCCGTCCGACGAGGAGAATGTCCGCGTCGTCGCGAAGCTACGCGAAGCCATTCCCGACATTGGCGGCGTTCCCGTCGAGATCTACACGGAAAGCGAGCACCGCTTCGTCGTCGTCTTCCGCGCTCAAGGTCGACCGCTCGGCGCGGACGTCAGTGACGTCGATCCGCAGGCGACGGGCGTCACGCCGATGGAAGCCAAGGCGTTCGACCCGGCGTCCGAGCGCACCGCCGACCTCGTGAACGCCTTCGTGGCACGCGCCGAGGACGCCTTGCGGAACGAGCCGAAGATCAACGGCGTCCTCTTTCGCGGTTACAGCGACGTCCCACACTTCCCGAGCTTTCCGGACGTCTACCACGTGCGCTCGGCGTGCATCGCCTCCTACCCCATGTACAAGGGACTCGCCTCCCTCGTCGGGATGGAGGTGCTCGACGTCGAGGGGCACGAGGACGCGCTCGAAGGCAAGGTCGCCGCGCTTCAGGCGAATTGGGACAAGTACGACTTCTTCTACTTCCACGTCAAGAAGACCGACTCGACGGGTGAAGACGGCAACTTCGACGCGAAAGTCCACAAGATCGAGGATTTCGACGCGTTGCTGCCGAGCATTCTCGAGCTTGGCCCCGACGTGATCGCCATCGTCGGTGATCACTCCACGCCCAGCAAGCTCGCCACGCACTCTTGGCATCCCGTGCCGCTTCTCATCAAGAGCGAGTGGGGTCGAAAGGACGTCGCGCAGCGCTTCACGGAAGAGGAAGCGCAAAAGGGCAGCCTGGGCCTGCGTCGAGGCACCGACATCATGCCCTTGCTGATGGCGAACGCCCTGAAGCTCAACAAGTACGGCGCCTGAGGACGGCGAAGCAAGGAGACGGGCGGGAATCGACCCGCCCGTCTCCTTGCTTGGCGCCGCTTTCGCTTCAGCGGGGATTCACGCGCAGTTCGTCGACGTGCCCGCGCTGCGAGCGTCCCAGGACGTACACGACGCCTTGCGCGAGGTCCACCGGATCGATCATGTTCTCGGGCTTCATGCCGTCGTCGCGGTTTCGTGAGGTGTCCACGCCGCCCATGGGATACAGGACGGTCGTACGAACACCGCTTTCCTTGAGCTCGGCGTCGAGCGACTTCAGATAGCTCGCGACGGCAGCCTTGCTGGCCGTGTACAAGGCGGCGCCGGGTCCCGCTCCGCGTGCCGCCTGTCCCGCGCTGATGCCGACGATGCGTCCGTGTCCGCGTTCGAGCATGCCTGGCAGCACGGCGCGAATCGTGTGGAAGAGCGTGTTGAAGTTCGTGTGGAACATGCGGTCTAGGTCTGCAGGCGCGGCGTCCTGTCCCTTTTGCATCGAGAAGCCGCCGACGGTATGCACGACGG
Proteins encoded in this region:
- a CDS encoding TerC family protein; amino-acid sequence: MFGLELPPLTPEIFAILGTLVLLEGLLSADNALVLAVMVRPLPKDLQTKALAYGIGGAVVLRILGVLLASYVLQYWWLRAFGALYLAYLTIGHFVKRPEENQEEGAAKARGFWMTVVLLNLTDLAFSVDSILAGVALVPAALPRSQALTIVIIGGIIGLILMRFAATIFLKLLAKYPGLDNTAYALVGWIAVKLGIETVEAASETYGWGWHPHLPSWVFWIVMTAIAVAGTIVAVRKPALSDEEAEKVDDRFEELFEGKAK
- a CDS encoding 2,3-bisphosphoglycerate-independent phosphoglycerate mutase, which produces MLDVIRQLSKETPSKIVMVVLDGVGGLPLTTNGETELATATTPNLDALARESQLGLVELVGAGITPGSGPGHLSLFGYDPIQYTVGRGALSAVGIGVKLSAGDVAVRGNFATLDAGRNVLDRRAGRPSDEENVRVVAKLREAIPDIGGVPVEIYTESEHRFVVVFRAQGRPLGADVSDVDPQATGVTPMEAKAFDPASERTADLVNAFVARAEDALRNEPKINGVLFRGYSDVPHFPSFPDVYHVRSACIASYPMYKGLASLVGMEVLDVEGHEDALEGKVAALQANWDKYDFFYFHVKKTDSTGEDGNFDAKVHKIEDFDALLPSILELGPDVIAIVGDHSTPSKLATHSWHPVPLLIKSEWGRKDVAQRFTEEEAQKGSLGLRRGTDIMPLLMANALKLNKYGA
- a CDS encoding SDR family oxidoreductase, producing the protein MTALQGRTIMLTGAGGAIAAVIAQELRAAGARLVLVEREGHLRDPQADETIIAADLSDAQEAAKLAEHPVDAVVHTVGGFSMQKGQDAAPADLDRMFHTNFNTLFHTIRAVLPGMLERGHGRIVGISAGQAARGAGPGAALYTASKAAVASYLKSLDAELKESGVRTTVLYPMGGVDTSRNRDDGMKPENMIDPVDLAQGVVYVLGRSQRGHVDELRVNPR